One Mailhella massiliensis DNA segment encodes these proteins:
- a CDS encoding ATP synthase F0 subunit B, which produces MINIDITLLIQVVNFLVALAIINYLIIRPVRGAMARRRAQNDVLRGDADTLEGEAGLKLDGYNARIAKARADVSALRKSMKAAADEAAQARLNEAGDKARSLHLAAADRIREESAEARRELDGRVGDFVQVALKSMLG; this is translated from the coding sequence ATGATCAATATCGACATCACCCTCCTGATTCAGGTGGTGAATTTTCTGGTCGCGCTTGCGATCATCAATTACCTGATCATTCGCCCGGTGCGTGGGGCCATGGCCCGCCGCCGCGCGCAGAATGACGTGCTGAGAGGCGACGCCGATACCCTTGAGGGCGAGGCCGGCCTTAAACTGGACGGGTACAACGCCCGCATCGCGAAGGCCCGCGCGGACGTGTCCGCCCTTCGCAAGAGCATGAAGGCCGCCGCGGACGAGGCGGCCCAGGCCAGGCTGAACGAAGCCGGCGACAAGGCCCGCTCTCTCCATCTCGCCGCCGCCGACCGCATCCGCGAAGAAAGCGCGGAAGCCCGGCGCGAGCTTGACGGAAGAGTGGGCGATTTCGTTCAGGTGGCCCTGAAGTCCATGCTTGGATAG
- the rodA gene encoding rod shape-determining protein RodA yields MQMPDRRMFFQINWGLVFLTMLLFAVGMVNLYSASGSRIEGGFVLSPFYQRQLVWGLIGLFVMVTCMLIDYRRIERLAVPCYVVVLFLLLLVPIVGKTVYGAKRWIDLGVMNLQPSELAKFAVLMMGAKALCRDGESLGWKRLAQVLSIGLVPFLFIAKQPDLGSGLTVLVLLGGMVLFHGVKWRVLRVCLLVIPLVMPLGWFVLHDYQQERILTFLDPTRDPRGAGYHIIQSQIAIGSGEMFGKGFLAGTQSQLRFLPEKHTDFAIAVLGEEWGFAGCMALVTLFCLFLMAMYSTVRDAKDRFGSTLAAGIFFYFFWQIIVNIGMVVGLMPVVGMPLPFISYGGTALVVNCALVGIVLSISMRRFVFKS; encoded by the coding sequence ATGCAGATGCCCGACAGAAGAATGTTCTTCCAGATCAACTGGGGCCTCGTTTTTCTCACCATGCTGCTTTTTGCCGTGGGCATGGTGAACCTTTATTCCGCAAGCGGCTCCCGCATCGAGGGGGGCTTCGTGCTTTCTCCCTTCTACCAGCGTCAGCTCGTGTGGGGGCTCATCGGCCTTTTCGTCATGGTGACGTGCATGCTCATCGACTACCGGCGTATCGAGAGGCTGGCCGTGCCGTGCTACGTCGTCGTGCTTTTTCTGCTGCTGCTCGTACCCATCGTGGGCAAAACGGTGTACGGCGCCAAGCGCTGGATCGACCTCGGCGTCATGAATCTCCAGCCCAGCGAGCTGGCCAAGTTCGCCGTGCTCATGATGGGCGCGAAGGCTCTCTGCCGCGACGGGGAATCTCTGGGCTGGAAAAGGCTCGCCCAGGTGCTTTCCATAGGCCTTGTGCCCTTTCTCTTCATCGCCAAGCAGCCGGACCTCGGTTCCGGGCTTACCGTGCTCGTGCTGCTCGGCGGCATGGTGCTCTTTCACGGGGTGAAGTGGCGCGTTCTGCGCGTGTGCCTGCTGGTCATTCCTCTGGTCATGCCCCTCGGCTGGTTCGTGCTGCACGATTACCAGCAGGAGCGCATCCTCACCTTCCTTGATCCCACGCGCGACCCGCGCGGCGCAGGCTACCACATCATACAGTCGCAGATCGCCATAGGCTCGGGGGAAATGTTCGGCAAGGGCTTTCTGGCGGGCACGCAGAGCCAGCTGCGCTTTCTGCCGGAAAAGCATACCGACTTCGCCATCGCCGTGCTCGGCGAGGAATGGGGCTTTGCGGGCTGCATGGCCCTCGTCACGCTGTTCTGCCTTTTCCTCATGGCCATGTACAGCACCGTGCGCGATGCCAAGGACCGCTTCGGTTCCACGCTGGCGGCAGGCATATTCTTCTATTTCTTCTGGCAGATCATCGTGAACATAGGCATGGTGGTGGGGCTCATGCCCGTGGTGGGCATGCCGCTGCCCTTCATCAGCTACGGCGGCACGGCCCTTGTGGTCAACTGCGCGCTCGTGGGCATAGTGCTCAGCATTTCCATGCGCAGATTCGTGTTCAAGAGCTGA
- the proC gene encoding pyrroline-5-carboxylate reductase: MKSIGCIGCGNMGGGVLKGLVAHEQFELFGHDHTRAKVESIGPEGRVAWMESPLELARRCDVIILAVKPYQMEAMLEEIRPALDSSKVVVSLAAAFSQARLKKGVEGRCPVVRCMPNLPVIVGRGVFALCFDDEALDDPRRKELLALFQLMGMALALPEAQFPAFSSLVGCGPAFVLLFMEGLLNAGITMGLKAPVSRELIAAMVEGTARLALESGESFADLRVRVCSPSGTTIRGVNHMERCAVPGHVTDAVLEALKRDREMAASD, encoded by the coding sequence ATGAAAAGCATCGGTTGCATAGGCTGCGGCAACATGGGCGGCGGCGTGCTGAAAGGCCTGGTCGCGCATGAGCAGTTCGAGCTTTTCGGGCACGACCACACCCGCGCCAAGGTGGAATCCATAGGCCCGGAAGGCCGCGTCGCCTGGATGGAAAGCCCGCTTGAGCTTGCGCGCCGCTGCGACGTGATCATTCTTGCCGTCAAGCCCTATCAGATGGAAGCCATGCTGGAAGAGATACGCCCCGCGCTCGATTCCTCCAAGGTGGTGGTTTCCCTTGCGGCCGCCTTTTCTCAGGCAAGGCTGAAGAAGGGCGTGGAAGGCCGCTGCCCCGTGGTGCGCTGTATGCCCAACCTGCCCGTCATCGTGGGCAGAGGCGTGTTCGCCCTGTGCTTCGACGATGAAGCGCTGGATGATCCGCGCAGAAAAGAGCTGCTTGCGCTCTTTCAGCTCATGGGCATGGCGCTTGCCCTGCCCGAGGCGCAGTTCCCGGCCTTTTCCTCTCTGGTGGGCTGCGGCCCGGCCTTCGTGCTGCTCTTCATGGAAGGGCTGCTCAATGCGGGCATCACCATGGGCCTGAAGGCTCCCGTGTCCCGCGAGCTCATCGCGGCCATGGTGGAAGGTACGGCACGCCTCGCGCTGGAAAGCGGGGAAAGTTTTGCGGATCTTCGCGTCCGCGTATGCTCTCCTTCCGGCACCACCATACGCGGCGTGAACCACATGGAACGCTGCGCCGTGCCCGGCCATGTGACCGACGCCGTGCTGGAAGCTTTGAAGCGCGACAGGGAAATGGCCGCTTCAGACTAG
- the ndk gene encoding nucleoside-diphosphate kinase: protein MIQQTLSIIKPDAVARNLQGEILAMIQKSGLRIIAMKMIRLTRAQAEAFYEVHKERPFYGELVEYMISGPVVCSVLEGEDAIASYRALMGATNPANAAEGTIRRLYAQSVQANAVHGSDAPETAAREVAFFFSRTEIVG, encoded by the coding sequence ATGATTCAGCAAACCCTTTCCATCATCAAGCCCGACGCCGTGGCCCGCAACCTTCAGGGCGAAATTCTCGCCATGATTCAGAAAAGCGGCCTGCGTATCATTGCCATGAAGATGATCCGCCTCACCCGCGCCCAGGCGGAAGCCTTCTATGAGGTGCATAAGGAGCGCCCCTTCTACGGCGAGCTCGTGGAATACATGATTTCCGGCCCCGTGGTCTGCTCCGTGCTGGAAGGGGAGGACGCCATCGCCTCCTACCGTGCGCTCATGGGGGCCACCAATCCCGCGAACGCTGCGGAAGGCACCATCCGCAGGCTCTATGCCCAGAGCGTGCAGGCCAACGCCGTGCACGGCTCCGACGCTCCCGAAACCGCCGCCCGGGAAGTCGCCTTCTTCTTCAGCCGGACGGAAATCGTGGGCTGA
- a CDS encoding S41 family peptidase, producing MRVLTTAALALVTFLAGGGVMKAVSAENDYESLRRFSQILDMVEQYYVNDVSQKELLEGALKGMLQNLDPHSTLMTEKEFQEMQENTSGEFFGVGVEITMENGQVMVVSPIEDTPGYKAGLRAGDSIIAVDGQYTMEMSLTEVVSKMRGKRGTTVELQVLHKNASRPVTMKIRRDAIPLISVKSRELEPGYWWIRLTRFSGHTAQELGDALSAARKKGEMKGIVLDLRNNPGGLLDQSVEVADLFLKDGVIVSMRGRDASSERTFKAHPQAEDVTCPMVVLVNSGSASASEIVAGALRDQKRALILGERTFGKGSVQNLIPLADGTGLKLTVARYYTPSGKSIQAEGISPDFEVAWEAPREDTGPSFSLREKDLRGHLEQKDGEKEEKQEEKVGDAEDVGAMLDRDNQLRLALQFVRTLPVVKALQN from the coding sequence ATTCGTGTCCTGACCACGGCGGCGCTCGCCCTTGTCACTTTTTTGGCCGGCGGGGGCGTGATGAAGGCCGTCAGCGCGGAAAACGACTACGAGTCCCTGCGCCGCTTCAGTCAGATACTGGACATGGTGGAGCAGTACTACGTCAACGACGTTTCCCAGAAGGAACTTCTGGAAGGCGCGCTCAAGGGGATGCTCCAGAACCTTGATCCGCACTCCACGTTGATGACGGAAAAGGAATTTCAGGAAATGCAGGAAAACACCAGCGGCGAATTCTTCGGCGTCGGTGTGGAAATAACCATGGAAAACGGTCAGGTCATGGTGGTGAGCCCCATCGAGGACACCCCCGGCTACAAGGCCGGTCTGCGCGCGGGCGACTCCATCATCGCGGTGGACGGCCAGTACACCATGGAAATGTCGCTGACCGAAGTGGTTTCCAAAATGCGCGGCAAGCGCGGCACCACGGTGGAACTTCAGGTACTGCACAAGAATGCCTCCCGTCCCGTGACCATGAAGATCAGGCGCGACGCCATTCCCCTCATCAGCGTGAAGTCGCGCGAGCTTGAGCCGGGCTACTGGTGGATACGCCTCACGCGTTTCAGCGGACATACCGCGCAGGAACTTGGCGACGCGCTCTCCGCAGCCAGGAAGAAGGGCGAGATGAAGGGCATTGTGCTCGATCTGCGCAACAACCCCGGCGGTCTTCTGGATCAGAGCGTGGAAGTGGCCGACCTCTTCCTTAAAGACGGCGTCATCGTGTCCATGCGCGGGCGCGACGCATCTTCCGAACGCACCTTCAAGGCGCATCCTCAGGCGGAGGACGTGACCTGCCCCATGGTGGTGCTGGTCAATTCCGGTTCCGCTTCGGCTTCGGAAATCGTGGCCGGCGCGCTGCGCGACCAGAAGCGGGCGCTCATTCTGGGCGAACGTACCTTCGGCAAGGGGTCGGTGCAGAACCTCATTCCCCTGGCGGACGGCACGGGGCTCAAACTTACCGTGGCCCGCTACTATACGCCTTCCGGCAAGTCCATACAGGCCGAAGGCATTTCTCCCGACTTTGAAGTGGCATGGGAAGCTCCGCGCGAGGACACCGGTCCTTCCTTCTCCCTGCGCGAAAAGGATCTGCGCGGCCATCTTGAGCAGAAGGACGGAGAAAAGGAAGAAAAGCAGGAAGAAAAGGTGGGCGATGCGGAAGACGTGGGCGCCATGCTCGACCGCGACAATCAGCTCCGGCTCGCCCTGCAGTTCGTCAGAACCCTGCCCGTGGTGAAGGCCCTGCAGAACTGA
- the fusA gene encoding elongation factor G — protein sequence MSQDTMKQLRNIGIIAHIDAGKTTLSERILFYTRKIHRMGEVHDGTATMDFMPEEQERGITIAAAASTCRWKDWTLNLIDTPGHVDFTIEVERSLRVLDGAVGVFCAVGGVEPQSETVWRQSESFGVPKIAFVNKMDRVGANFSAVVDALHERLGATPAAVTVPLGEGPEFHAVADVIALKKLVFDEDSQGRTMEELPLEGEERDFALLWREKTLETLGENDDAFMELYLEENFSEEDIHAALKRATLARRVTPVLAGSALKNAGVQPLLDAVGRYLPSPLDVPAPHGTSVDGTEEKVLDIGPKAPFCALVFKVLMEGGRKTSLVRLYSGTLKEGDVVRNTAQNKEERVSRMFRMDADQQEQIAEASSGDIVAVLGLRAARTGDTIAAPGLDMLLENLESVRPVISMALEPRNADEGKTLDEALARYSAEDPTLGVTQDEDSGDRIISGMGELHLDVVLERMRREYGISPRAGQPQVVARETVRVSGEGHGMFDRELGTVHHFGEVVLTMAPAGRDAGNRVELAPALAHPADAKEALPKALVDEVLQGISDSLLSGPQTGYPVQDVNITVTAIRKDGATAAGCRMAASMAVRDAMEKARATVLEPIMNVEIIAPEEALGASISLFQNCGGKIEELGERGGMRYLSGMAPMRRLFGFSTALRSATQGRAGFTMRFKHYDSM from the coding sequence ATGAGTCAGGACACTATGAAACAACTTCGCAACATCGGCATCATCGCCCATATCGACGCGGGCAAGACCACGCTCAGCGAACGCATTCTCTTCTACACGCGGAAAATACACCGCATGGGCGAAGTACACGACGGCACGGCCACCATGGACTTCATGCCTGAAGAACAGGAACGCGGCATCACCATCGCGGCCGCGGCCTCCACCTGCCGCTGGAAGGACTGGACGCTCAACCTCATCGACACCCCCGGGCATGTGGACTTCACCATCGAGGTGGAACGCTCCCTGCGCGTGCTCGACGGCGCGGTGGGCGTGTTCTGCGCCGTGGGCGGCGTGGAACCTCAGTCGGAAACGGTATGGCGGCAGTCGGAATCCTTCGGCGTGCCCAAGATCGCCTTTGTGAACAAGATGGACAGAGTGGGCGCGAATTTCTCCGCCGTGGTGGACGCCCTGCACGAAAGGCTGGGAGCCACTCCCGCGGCCGTGACCGTTCCGCTGGGCGAAGGGCCGGAATTTCATGCCGTGGCCGACGTCATTGCGCTGAAAAAGCTCGTCTTCGATGAAGACAGCCAGGGCAGGACCATGGAAGAGCTGCCCCTGGAGGGAGAGGAAAGGGACTTCGCCCTGCTCTGGCGGGAAAAGACGCTGGAAACGCTGGGGGAGAACGACGATGCCTTCATGGAGCTCTACCTTGAGGAAAACTTCTCGGAAGAAGACATACACGCGGCCCTGAAGCGCGCGACGCTTGCGCGCAGAGTAACCCCGGTTCTCGCCGGTTCCGCGCTGAAGAATGCGGGCGTGCAGCCCCTGCTCGACGCCGTGGGCCGCTACCTGCCCTCCCCGCTGGACGTCCCCGCTCCGCACGGCACTTCCGTGGACGGCACGGAGGAAAAGGTACTCGACATAGGCCCGAAGGCCCCCTTCTGCGCCCTGGTGTTCAAGGTACTCATGGAAGGCGGACGCAAGACCTCCCTCGTGAGGCTCTATTCCGGCACGCTCAAAGAAGGCGACGTGGTGCGCAACACCGCGCAGAACAAGGAGGAACGCGTTTCCCGCATGTTCCGCATGGACGCGGACCAGCAGGAGCAGATTGCCGAAGCCTCTTCCGGCGACATCGTGGCCGTGCTCGGCCTGCGCGCCGCCCGCACGGGCGACACCATCGCCGCGCCGGGACTCGACATGCTGCTGGAGAACCTCGAAAGCGTGCGTCCGGTGATCTCCATGGCTCTTGAGCCGCGCAATGCGGACGAAGGCAAGACGCTGGACGAGGCTCTGGCCCGCTACAGCGCGGAAGACCCCACCCTCGGCGTGACGCAGGACGAGGATTCCGGCGACCGCATCATTTCCGGCATGGGCGAGCTGCACCTTGATGTCGTTCTCGAACGTATGCGCCGCGAATACGGCATCAGCCCGCGCGCCGGGCAGCCGCAGGTGGTGGCCCGCGAAACGGTGCGCGTTTCCGGCGAAGGGCACGGCATGTTCGACCGCGAACTCGGCACGGTGCATCACTTCGGCGAAGTGGTGCTCACCATGGCCCCGGCCGGGCGCGACGCAGGCAACAGGGTGGAACTTGCGCCCGCGCTGGCCCATCCCGCCGACGCGAAGGAGGCCCTGCCCAAAGCCCTGGTGGACGAAGTGCTGCAGGGCATTTCCGACAGCCTGCTTTCCGGCCCGCAGACGGGCTACCCCGTGCAGGACGTGAATATTACCGTCACGGCCATACGCAAGGACGGGGCAACCGCCGCAGGCTGCCGCATGGCCGCTTCCATGGCCGTGCGCGACGCCATGGAAAAGGCCCGCGCCACGGTGCTCGAACCCATCATGAACGTGGAAATCATCGCCCCGGAAGAGGCCCTCGGCGCATCCATAAGCCTGTTCCAGAACTGCGGCGGCAAGATAGAGGAACTTGGCGAGAGAGGCGGTATGCGCTACCTTTCGGGCATGGCCCCCATGCGCCGCCTGTTCGGCTTCTCCACGGCGCTGCGTTCCGCCACGCAGGGCAGAGCCGGTTTCACCATGCGCTTCAAGCATTACGATTCCATGTAG
- the rsmA gene encoding 16S rRNA (adenine(1518)-N(6)/adenine(1519)-N(6))-dimethyltransferase RsmA, translating to MSDINLFTAARAKKSLGQHFLRDERVVQRIVDLLRVEEGDNVMEIGPGPGALTALLRPLPWRRLLLLEKDDHYAAEHAARPLPGLEVVAGDALAYPWESLEGPWKIAGNLPYNVASPLMWDIVSRVPDMARAVFMIQKEVGDRLLARPGSRDYGALSVWVQSFAVTRKGFVIGPAAFSPPPKVDSAVVVFDPLPPEKRPAHPEELSRLIKICFQQRRKQLQGILRRALPDRFSMEALEKLGIDPARRPESLAVEQFQQLAEALFH from the coding sequence ATGAGCGATATCAACCTTTTCACCGCCGCCCGGGCAAAAAAGAGCCTGGGGCAGCACTTTCTGCGCGACGAACGCGTGGTGCAGCGCATCGTGGACCTTCTGCGCGTGGAGGAAGGCGACAACGTCATGGAAATCGGCCCCGGCCCCGGCGCGCTGACGGCGCTTCTGCGCCCCCTGCCCTGGCGGAGGCTTCTTCTTCTGGAAAAGGACGATCACTACGCCGCCGAACACGCCGCCCGGCCCCTGCCGGGGCTGGAAGTGGTGGCGGGCGACGCCCTCGCCTACCCGTGGGAAAGTCTGGAAGGACCGTGGAAAATTGCGGGCAACCTTCCCTACAACGTGGCTTCCCCCCTCATGTGGGACATCGTAAGCCGCGTGCCCGACATGGCCCGGGCCGTGTTCATGATACAGAAGGAAGTGGGCGACAGGCTGCTTGCCCGGCCCGGAAGCAGGGATTACGGCGCGCTCAGCGTATGGGTGCAGAGCTTTGCCGTGACAAGAAAGGGCTTCGTCATCGGCCCTGCGGCCTTTTCCCCTCCCCCAAAGGTGGATTCCGCCGTGGTGGTGTTCGACCCCCTGCCCCCGGAAAAAAGGCCCGCCCACCCGGAAGAACTCTCGCGACTCATCAAGATATGCTTCCAGCAGAGAAGAAAGCAGTTGCAGGGCATACTGCGCCGCGCCCTGCCGGACAGGTTCTCCATGGAAGCGCTGGAAAAGCTCGGCATCGACCCGGCCCGGAGGCCGGAAAGCCTTGCCGTGGAGCAGTTCCAGCAGCTTGCGGAAGCACTTTTTCATTAA
- a CDS encoding HU family DNA-binding protein → MTKAELIAKIAEQAAISKSSAEQSLNALLEAIQEALAADGKLSLPGFGSLVVEERKERKGHNPRTGEAITIPAGKVVKFRAGINLKKQIQ, encoded by the coding sequence ATGACCAAGGCCGAACTTATCGCCAAAATCGCCGAACAGGCCGCCATCAGCAAAAGCAGCGCCGAGCAGTCTCTGAACGCTCTGCTCGAAGCCATTCAGGAAGCCCTCGCCGCCGACGGCAAGCTTTCCCTGCCGGGCTTCGGTTCCCTGGTGGTGGAAGAACGCAAGGAACGCAAGGGCCACAACCCCCGCACGGGCGAAGCCATCACCATTCCCGCCGGCAAGGTCGTGAAATTCAGGGCTGGCATTAATCTGAAAAAGCAGATACAGTAG
- the rpsU gene encoding 30S ribosomal protein S21, translating to MPGVFLNEDDYNFDIALRRFKKQVEKAGVLSEMKKRQHYEKPSVMRKKKKAAARKRLMKKMRKVNMG from the coding sequence GTGCCCGGAGTTTTTCTCAACGAAGACGATTACAATTTCGACATCGCTCTGCGTCGCTTCAAGAAGCAGGTGGAAAAGGCCGGCGTTCTTTCTGAAATGAAGAAGCGCCAGCACTACGAAAAGCCCAGCGTCATGCGCAAGAAGAAGAAGGCCGCTGCCCGTAAGCGCCTCATGAAGAAGATGCGCAAGGTCAACATGGGGTAA
- a CDS encoding GatB/YqeY domain-containing protein, with amino-acid sequence MSIAEQIDKDYIQAYKAKDQVKLGTLRLLKTAAKNRQVELMRPLEDDDYMNVLLREVKQRQDSIEQYNAAGRADLAEKEAAEVAVLQAYLPAQLSEEELAEVVEKTVAPLLDGGMKNMGRAISAIMAEYKGRVDGKAVSAAVKARLQQAG; translated from the coding sequence ATGAGTATCGCTGAACAGATAGACAAGGATTACATCCAGGCCTACAAGGCCAAGGATCAGGTGAAGCTCGGCACGCTGCGCCTTTTGAAGACGGCGGCCAAGAACCGCCAGGTGGAGCTCATGCGCCCCCTGGAAGATGACGACTACATGAACGTGCTTCTGCGCGAGGTCAAGCAGCGGCAGGACTCCATCGAGCAGTACAATGCCGCCGGACGCGCCGACCTTGCCGAAAAGGAAGCCGCGGAAGTCGCCGTGCTTCAGGCCTACCTGCCCGCCCAGCTTTCGGAAGAGGAACTTGCCGAAGTGGTGGAAAAAACGGTGGCCCCCCTGCTTGACGGCGGCATGAAGAACATGGGCCGCGCCATCAGCGCCATCATGGCGGAATACAAAGGCCGTGTGGACGGCAAGGCCGTGAGCGCCGCGGTGAAGGCGCGCCTGCAGCAGGCCGGCTGA
- a CDS encoding endonuclease MutS2, whose product MDGRTLHALEFPRVLERLSDFCLSEAGKEAALALRPMDNEEKVRESQHLYDETRSWLAEGEFSPVAFPDISGLLAHVRSHAEALFDMDGLWALKETLTLARRAAQSIHAGAERRPLLDVLACGFPLPELTLSALTRCVGDDGYLKDESSPGLLLVRSELRGIHQNCLRRVKEFAEKYNIGRYLQDDYMTLSSDRYVLPLKANFKGRVQGIIHDYSNTGETLYFEPMFLVEQNNRLQQLKQEEREEERKVLRMIADLITQEMPMVESAWNLLVQVDLCQAKCALGAALSGTCVPLEEGALLRLSGARHPLLVLEAARHAADRNYTGPRRIEPADLILREGDRVLVISGGNAGGKTVALKTLGLITLMTLAGLPVPVEGGSTLPFWKNVYAFIGDEQSLDDHVSTFTGQIRHLSSIWEHLDGRALVLLDEFGSGTDPSQGAALAQAVLDGILEKGAYTVTATHFPALKSYALTHDGVRAASVIFDPSTKKPLFHLAYDQVGASQALDVAREHGLPESVLRRAEHYLLMDGDDASAVMERLNELARQREEELSRLKDEERRLRDRRESLQQKLEKERQRLDEEVRRMSQELMRDYKSGKATAKQAQKEMSRLRADLARSARDMEEEKPAADPSLFRVGGEVLHRMWNKKAVLREVDEKNGKGKIDLNGVTMWAPLSDLQPVSGAAAGPKASVTTKVSRPVSFLRLDLRGKRADLALAELEQFLDRSLLSGVEGVEIVHGRGTGALRKAVHELLRTFPGVESYHTAPEDQGGDGMTQVLFR is encoded by the coding sequence ATGGACGGAAGAACACTTCACGCTCTGGAATTTCCCCGCGTGCTTGAACGGCTTTCCGACTTCTGCCTTTCCGAGGCGGGAAAGGAAGCCGCTCTTGCCTTGCGCCCCATGGACAACGAGGAAAAGGTGCGCGAAAGTCAGCACCTTTATGATGAAACGCGCTCCTGGCTGGCCGAGGGCGAGTTTTCTCCCGTTGCCTTCCCCGATATTTCCGGCCTGCTCGCCCATGTGCGTTCCCATGCCGAGGCTCTCTTCGACATGGACGGCCTGTGGGCGCTGAAGGAAACCCTCACCCTCGCCCGCCGCGCGGCCCAGAGCATCCATGCCGGGGCCGAACGCCGTCCGCTTCTGGACGTTCTCGCCTGCGGCTTCCCCCTGCCCGAACTCACCCTTTCCGCACTCACGCGCTGCGTGGGGGACGACGGCTACCTTAAGGATGAAAGCTCTCCCGGGCTTCTTCTGGTGCGGAGCGAGCTGCGGGGCATTCATCAGAACTGCCTGCGCCGTGTGAAGGAATTCGCGGAAAAATACAATATCGGCCGCTACCTGCAGGACGATTACATGACGCTCTCCTCCGACCGCTACGTTCTGCCTCTCAAGGCGAACTTCAAGGGCCGGGTGCAGGGCATCATCCACGATTATTCCAACACGGGCGAAACGCTGTATTTCGAACCCATGTTCCTGGTGGAGCAGAACAACCGCCTGCAGCAGCTCAAGCAGGAGGAACGCGAGGAAGAGCGCAAGGTGCTGCGCATGATCGCCGACCTCATCACGCAGGAAATGCCCATGGTGGAATCCGCGTGGAATCTGCTCGTGCAGGTGGACCTGTGCCAGGCCAAGTGCGCTCTCGGCGCCGCGCTTTCCGGCACCTGCGTGCCGCTGGAGGAAGGAGCGCTGCTGCGTCTTTCCGGCGCGCGTCATCCGCTTCTCGTGCTGGAAGCCGCCCGCCATGCCGCCGACAGAAACTACACCGGCCCGCGCCGCATCGAACCTGCCGACCTCATTCTCCGTGAAGGCGACCGCGTGCTCGTCATCAGCGGCGGCAACGCCGGCGGCAAGACGGTGGCGCTGAAGACGCTCGGGCTCATCACGCTCATGACGCTCGCCGGGCTGCCCGTTCCCGTGGAGGGAGGTTCCACCCTGCCCTTCTGGAAAAACGTGTACGCCTTCATCGGCGACGAACAGAGCCTGGACGACCATGTTTCCACCTTCACCGGGCAGATCCGGCACCTTTCCTCCATCTGGGAGCATCTGGACGGGCGCGCGCTGGTGCTGCTCGACGAATTCGGTTCCGGCACCGACCCTTCGCAGGGCGCGGCTCTGGCCCAGGCCGTGCTGGACGGCATTCTGGAAAAGGGCGCCTACACGGTGACGGCCACGCACTTTCCCGCGCTCAAGAGCTACGCGCTCACCCACGACGGCGTGCGCGCGGCCTCGGTCATCTTCGATCCTTCCACCAAGAAGCCGCTCTTCCACCTCGCCTACGATCAGGTGGGCGCAAGCCAGGCGCTGGATGTGGCGCGCGAACACGGCCTGCCGGAGTCGGTGCTCCGCCGTGCGGAACATTACCTGCTCATGGACGGCGACGACGCAAGCGCGGTAATGGAACGACTCAACGAACTCGCCCGGCAGAGGGAGGAAGAGCTCTCCCGCCTGAAGGACGAGGAACGCCGCCTGCGCGACAGACGCGAATCTCTGCAGCAGAAGCTGGAGAAGGAGCGCCAGAGACTCGACGAGGAAGTGCGCCGCATGTCGCAGGAGCTCATGCGCGACTACAAGAGCGGCAAGGCCACGGCCAAACAGGCGCAGAAGGAAATGTCCCGCCTGCGCGCGGATCTCGCCCGTTCCGCCAGAGATATGGAGGAGGAAAAGCCTGCGGCCGATCCTTCCCTTTTCCGCGTGGGCGGCGAGGTGCTGCACCGCATGTGGAACAAGAAGGCCGTACTGCGCGAAGTCGACGAAAAGAACGGCAAGGGCAAGATAGACCTGAACGGCGTGACCATGTGGGCCCCGCTTTCCGATCTTCAGCCCGTTTCAGGAGCGGCCGCGGGGCCGAAGGCTTCCGTGACGACGAAAGTTTCCCGCCCTGTTTCGTTCCTGCGCCTTGACTTGAGGGGCAAGCGTGCTGATTTAGCTTTGGCGGAACTTGAGCAGTTCCTCGACCGTTCCCTGCTTTCCGGCGTGGAAGGCGTGGAAATCGTTCACGGCCGGGGCACGGGCGCGCTGCGCAAGGCCGTGCACGAACTTCTGCGGACCTTCCCCGGCGTGGAATCCTACCACACCGCCCCGGAAGATCAGGGCGGCGACGGCATGACGCAGGTACTGTTCCGTTAG